One Danio aesculapii chromosome 22, fDanAes4.1, whole genome shotgun sequence genomic window carries:
- the b3galt10.1 gene encoding beta-1,3-galactosyltransferase 2, giving the protein MEWRLFRNGWKRCSLAQDRVPNRCHIKTGFLLLLALTFLLSIIVYISDSSFKSAAAPDTLYETVVNQIRSYYVTESTSSIDNQTMFSAPTQTANQQGATQNISEHHHMAHPLNYYFTLDQPDICKQKNPFLVLMVPVAPYEVKARSAIRSTWGNETTVQGKAVLTLFLVGLIEGADSEKVQKQLEEESRQHRDLIQSNFVDSYFNLTIKTMVIMDWLATRCPQANYSMKIDSDMFLNVNNLVTLLSAPNTPRENYITGVLMRNRFVVRNKNSKWYVSKELYPEPKYPTYLLGMGYVFSNDLPSKIVEASKYVKPFNIEDAYIGACLKQLAVEPSSPPEPSQFRIYMGQYKRENFLRAITTILGSPQQLIDIWKDVNKPM; this is encoded by the coding sequence ATGCAGCTTGGCTCAGGATCGAGTTCCAAACAGGTGTCACATTAAAACCGGATTCCTTCTGCTGCTAGCGTTGACGTTCCTTTTGTCCATCATTGTTTACATCTCTGATTCCTCTTTCAAGTCCGCTGCTGCTCCTGACACCCTGTATGAAACCGTGGTAAATCAGATACGCTCCTATTACGTAACTGAGTCCACTTCTTCCATTGACAATCAAACTATGTTTTCAGCACCCACTCAAACTGCTAATCAACAAGGAGCCACGCAAAACATTTCAGAGCATCATCACATGGCTCATCCCCTCAACTATTATTTCACGCTGGATCAACCTGATATATGTAAGCAGAAAAATCCATTCCTGGTCTTGATGGTTCCTGTTGCTCCCTATGAGGTAAAGGCTCGAAGCGCCATCCGGAGCACATGGGGGAATGAAACGACAGTCCAAGGGAAAGCAGTGTTGACTCTGTTTTTGGTGGGTTTGATTGAAGGAGCAGACTCTGAAAAAGTTCAAAAGCAGCTGGAAGAAGAGAGCCGACAACACAGAGACTTAATCCAGAGCAACTTTGTGGACTCCTACTTCAACCTGACCATAAAGACCATGGTGATCATGGACTGGTTGGCCACTCGATGCCCTCAAGCTAATTACAGTATGAAGATTGATTCAGACATGTTCTTAAATGTGAATAACCTGGTGACTCTCCTATCAGCTCCCAATACACCCAGAGAAAACTACATTACCGGAGTGTTAATGCGTAACCGATTTGTTGTCAGGAACAAAAACTCAAAATGGTACGTCTCAAAGGAGCTTTACCCTGAACCAAAATACCCTACATATCTTCTGGGAATGGGATATGTTTTCTCTAATGATCTGCCATCAAAAATAGTCGAAGCTTCCAAGTATGTAAAGCCGTTTAACATTGAAGATGCATATATTGGAGCTTGTTTGAAACAGTTGGCCGTTGAGCCCTCATCTCCACCAGAACCTTCTCAGTTCAGGATCTATATGGGGCAATATAAACGAGAGAATTTTCTCAGGGCCATTACGACAATCCTCGGATCCCCACAGCAGCTAATAGACATCTGGAAGGATGTAAACAAGCCTATGTAA